The DNA region ATAACCATGCGGACCGCGCTGTCCGGCTTCCTCGATCACTCCTTTGGCCAATATGTTTTCCAGTTTGTTCGTTTCCGTGTACTGCCCTTTGCCGTCGATCAGCACCGTGTTGTGGGATCGGGTCTGCCGCCGCCACAATCGGTGCATGGTTGTGCCGAAGCCGATATAATATCCGCTTTTGATCAGCAGCGGCTCGCCGTACGCGTGCAGCAGGATGCCGTTCTGATCGCCGTGGCTGTGGCTGATCGAACCGTACGGACTGCTCTTCGTGAGCAGCATCACGTGATCGGCGGGCGAATCCATGCGGCGGTGCATGGCGACCCATCCGATGTCCCGAAACCATTTTACCGGTTCGATCCGCACCGGCGGCTCCGGCGGCACCTCCGGATAATCGTGGCGGTACAGCATGTCGTCAAAGCGAAAATCCCACCAGCCGCGGTTGAAAAATTTCTTCTCCGCTTCCGTGTCCCACGCCTTCGTCTGCTCGTAGTACCATTGATACATGCCGTTGCCGGTCACCCCGGCGAACTGCCGCATCAGCGCCCCCGTTTTCAGCCCCGGCCGCTCGCCCAGATTGGACTGGTCGCAGAAGCTGGCGCGGGCGGTGTCGGGGCTGTAACAATACAACGGGAAATCTCCGGTGGCCTGAAAAAAGGGACGCTTGTAAATGTCGATGCCGCAAAATTTTTTGACCAGATTGAGCGCGTCGGTCAAGTACGCCATCCCTGTCGTCCAGTACATCGGTCCTTCCGCCCAGCCGCCGTCATCGCCGCCCCACGGCGTGTACAGCCCGCAATAATATTCCAGAGTGTAATCAAGCCATTCCCTGGCCTCCGGGCGCTCGTCGAACATCGCGATACAGCATGGAACCAGCACCGACGAAAGGGAACGAACAGCATGACTGTCGTATGGAACCTGATGGATTTTCGAGCGCTCGATCACGTGAAAGGCGACCTGCTCCGTCCGGCGGAACAAAGCATCCAAAACGGCTTGCCGCTCGCTGTCCGACAGCGACCCGTACAGCCAGTCATACCCCCAAGCCAAGGCCCCGGCAATGCGAAAAGCCGCTTCATCGTTGTAATCCCTCGATGTAGTGCCCTCCGTGTCCCAACCGGCAATGTGCAGCAGCCATTTCCTGGCGCGGCTGATCAGGTTGGAATCCTCCAGAATGACGCCGGCCACGCTCAAATGCCGAACCGCGTATAACGCTTCCTGGCAATCCATGTACATTTGCCGCCACAATTGGATCACGCGCCGGCCGCCGGGATATTCCGCCGGTTCGGGGATCAATTCCCGATCGAGCCACGGTTGGACGGATTTTTCGTAAAACTCGTTCCAACCGCAGTAATCGGCATGCTCCCCGATACGTTTTCGGAACTCCGCCACTTCGCCCGCGTTCAGCCATAAACGGGGATGGCCCGGCTTGACGCCGCGGTATCGCGTTTCGCGCGAGGCGAGCGGTGTCGAGGGCAGACCTTCCGGCACGGTGAAGGAGCGAACAACGCTCCAATCGGAACGGAGCAGGCCGCCTTCCGGGGTGGGAATATCGATGGCATAGCGCCAGTAATACGTTCCCGGGGAAAATACGATGTCGGGCGTGAAAAAATTATACGCGATCCGGTCAAACACCATTGTGCCGTCGGCGGGAAACTTCTCTGAAGCGGAAACCTCCAGCACGTAAAAGGCGCGTTCCTCGTCCTCCGGCATCCAGGTAAAGCGCGGCGGATTTTCGCGAATCCGCGTTTTTTTGTCCGGCCTGTAAGGCACGGACAGCGGCGTACCGACCGGTTGTTCCAGTTGCTTCTTATTCATCTGCATCATCCTCTTCCTTTCGGTTCCAAAGTTTTGCCCGACCACAGCAGCGCCGCGGAAAGCAACAGCGCATAAACAAACAGCGTCGTCCAAGGCAGCCAGCCATAACGCCCACCATCGGCCCAATCGAACAAAAAACCGCTCAGTGAATTGCCGGCCAAGCTTCCGACAGCCAACCATACGCCACTAAAGCCGAAAAAGGTGGCAAAACACCCCTCGGGGGCGTAACGAGATATCATCGTGTTCATCGTGGGCGTGCAAATCATCTGCCCCGCCGTAAAAACGATCACGGCAGCCATCAGCGACCAAAACCCCGAAGACGCGCCCATTACAAAAAGCGCCGCACCGAGGAGCGCAACGCCCATTGCGAGAATGTGCGCCGGCTTGAAGCAACGATCCAGCCAATGAATTGCCGGAAGCTGGCATAACACCATAAATGCCGCCCCGCTCATATACAGATAAGAAACCGCCGAGGGATCGCTCAACACCGTCTGCGCCCGGATCGGCACCACCAAATACAGTTGTCCCCATAACGCCCACATACCGGACATTAACAAATTGAATACGACAAAACGCTTGTTCCGCGCCGCTAATAAAAACAAATTTCGGAATGGCGCCCCGTTTTCCCCATTCCCTTTTAAAGAAGGAATCAGGAACCATGTGGTAACGAACGATAGGGTGAACATTGCCGCCGCGGACAGGCAGACCAGGCGAAA from Bacilli bacterium includes:
- a CDS encoding DUF4962 domain-containing protein codes for the protein MNKKQLEQPVGTPLSVPYRPDKKTRIRENPPRFTWMPEDEERAFYVLEVSASEKFPADGTMVFDRIAYNFFTPDIVFSPGTYYWRYAIDIPTPEGGLLRSDWSVVRSFTVPEGLPSTPLASRETRYRGVKPGHPRLWLNAGEVAEFRKRIGEHADYCGWNEFYEKSVQPWLDRELIPEPAEYPGGRRVIQLWRQMYMDCQEALYAVRHLSVAGVILEDSNLISRARKWLLHIAGWDTEGTTSRDYNDEAAFRIAGALAWGYDWLYGSLSDSERQAVLDALFRRTEQVAFHVIERSKIHQVPYDSHAVRSLSSVLVPCCIAMFDERPEAREWLDYTLEYYCGLYTPWGGDDGGWAEGPMYWTTGMAYLTDALNLVKKFCGIDIYKRPFFQATGDFPLYCYSPDTARASFCDQSNLGERPGLKTGALMRQFAGVTGNGMYQWYYEQTKAWDTEAEKKFFNRGWWDFRFDDMLYRHDYPEVPPEPPVRIEPVKWFRDIGWVAMHRRMDSPADHVMLLTKSSPYGSISHSHGDQNGILLHAYGEPLLIKSGYYIGFGTTMHRLWRRQTRSHNTVLIDGKGQYTETNKLENILAKGVIEEAGQRGPHGYVRADATAAYRHHVPYLKSFVREIYFVHGSYFTVVDRIELEQPGRADFLLHALRPFRLEGQRFYLEGEKADLYGKFVYCSSGKLSLSQHDEFVGVDPAEIEGLPKQWHLIASTNKAVKHQLVTLLVPARKGERHSVSYFVDDQGFGANVYFSEQDRTFHLNLSVLQ
- a CDS encoding MFS transporter, giving the protein MNATVNRGYFSFSLLSMYADTLLMAVGYFMLVPLLGYHFIQELGWSAALSGSVLAVSGVVQNGMKLFLGMLADRMGYRRAIMLGVATRVAGYYLYATVVHPVGFVLAAIVSGLGGAMFHPASYAAYARLSDARIKNRIYAIRETLSNIGFIIGPVIGMFLLKTDFRLVCLSAAAMFTLSFVTTWFLIPSLKGNGENGAPFRNLFLLAARNKRFVVFNLLMSGMWALWGQLYLVVPIRAQTVLSDPSAVSYLYMSGAAFMVLCQLPAIHWLDRCFKPAHILAMGVALLGAALFVMGASSGFWSLMAAVIVFTAGQMICTPTMNTMISRYAPEGCFATFFGFSGVWLAVGSLAGNSLSGFLFDWADGGRYGWLPWTTLFVYALLLSAALLWSGKTLEPKGRG